The Anas acuta chromosome 9, bAnaAcu1.1, whole genome shotgun sequence sequence CGCCGTGAAGCTGTGACTGCCAGCTGAGCGCCTGCTCGAGCTACATCACGGCACATGCTTGCCTTCCCCTGCAGCAAGACATCCGTGGGACCCCTTAGGCTAAAATTCACCTTAATGGCAAAGGAAGGAACCAAACCGTGACCCGAGAGCCCACCTCTGTCCGTACCAGAGCATCCTGtttgtattctttttaaagACAGCGTGTTGCTGAAGTGACGCGTCCTGTCCTGCATCAGCTGGGCTCTGTATTGACAGCATGAAAGGGGGTTTGTAGAGCAGAACGTTAAAGGAAGGCGCACACAGCAGCTTGCAGAGGCACTTTTCCTGTTAGTGTGTGCTCACCACGCTGGaatctgcttgtttttaatgcCCTGtgttgaaagatttttttctctcaacttaagattaaatctttttttttttttccctacctaTTTTTGAGAACGGATGATGTGATGAGGAAACGTCCCTCACCTTAAACTTGTTTCTAactatttctgaaacaaagctGAGAAGTGCAGACTGGCATTTTTCCCATAGAAAGTGTTTGCTATCTCCCAGCTGGGTTTTGAGTGTAACCcccctttccttctctgtctctGCTGGACTGACACATTAACCGTGGTTTATGACTAAGGAAGATACAGGTTGTGcttgaaataaaatcactttgtCACCAGTCCTTTAAACTTTTCATCTGTTTCATAGTGGCACCTCTAACGCATCTGGAAAGATTGTTGGTGCATCTCATTCTGATTCAATTTTCAATAAATTAGAAACGGGCTCTGTTTCTTAAGCCTaattggattttttaaaaagaagtttggccaggcagaaggaaaaagcttCTTCGAGTCTGTTACAACGGTGTCAATTCCCAAAGCAGCCTGTTTGGTCAGGCACAGGACAAAGCTGCTGCAAAGGATTTCTGCGTGGCAACAGCTGTATTGCTGAATACATACAACTCGTCATCTGCACCTTCCACATTAGGAAAAACTGGACAAAATATGTCTAGGAATCTCTCAGATTCTCAGATTCTCTCAGATTCTCAGAGCTAGTTGCAATACAGAACGGTGCCTTAGCTGGGTGTCATTACGGGAAGGACAGGTGTGGCAGCTGTAATCTAAGAAACACTTCTCAGCTTACCTGCAGCTCTAGAGATGTGAGCTTAACTACTGCAAACAGAACGTGGGGAGGGCAACAGTGACCAATGGCACGTCTGGGGTGAGGGATGGATTGAGCGGGGAGGGTGCTGtgagaaaagggaggggaacaaaggcaaaaaggaaGGTGATTTGGCTTTTTGCTGTGAAGAAGGAGCTTTCTCAGGAGGCGATGGGGATTCTCACCTGCTCACAGTGCTGCAGCTTCTGGGCTTGTGTcggtgctgagcctgctgcagcCAAAGATGGGCTTTTCTGGCAGCTGAGCACGAGGAAGGTGTGGGGATGTGTTCAGAAGGTGATGGTCTGCGTAGCTCCTCTGTCCCTAGCCAGCCTGCTCTTCACCACCCGTGGCTTCccgagctgctgcctgctgagtGTCCCTGCACAGCACTTCTTCCTTCAGTCCCCAGGAGTATTTTGTCACCAAATTCTCAAAAGCCGTTCTCCCCCTTAGTAATCTTGTTGCTGTTTCCTTCCCTTCAGGAAGCCGGCGTGGAAGGATGGCTCCACAGCGACCTGTGTCCTAGCTGTCGACAACATCCTCTACATCGCCAACCTGGGGGACAGCCGGGTAAGCGGAATGGAGAAGCCCACTGCTGGCATCTCAGCTCCTCTGCAAGCCTCGCTAGCTCTGCAGGGTGACGTCTGTTACCATCCCTATTGTTGGCGGGCAGGTGATACAGGGGAAACACTGAAATCCTTCTGTACTCCGTGCAGGAGAGATGACAGCTGCCTTTCAGTGTTCAAGCTGTCTTTCATTTTGGATGCACAGAGAGCCTGAACGTACAGCTCTCTGCCCAAAAGCTCTTCCTGCAGTTCTGTTGTTGTTTACTCACGCGGCTCTTCTGTCAGCACAGGCGATCCTGTGTCGGTACAATGAAGAGAGTCAGAAGCACACGGCCTTGAGCCTCAGCAAGGAGCACAACCCCACCCAGTACGAGGAGCGCATGCGGATACAGAAAGCTGGGGGAAATGTCAGGTGAGCGCCCAAAGGTGATGAGCGAGTAAACCCAAACCTTTGTCTGACTCCAGGcctgagagcagagctgctgggtctctgcagggctgcctgctAGTGACAGCCCGGAGGGGCTAGCTGCTGCAGTGAGGCtgtgcagagcagaagggaaatCTTGGAGCTGTGATGGGATTGTCATAACGCAGCTGTGCACGTAGGGGTGTGTGGCTGGTGCTAAGCACAGCAGTGGTGTTTGGTGTGCTGATGATGTTCTCTCCTTTTGGAGGCTGTGTCTTGATCTAATGACACCTGTGCCAGACTGGGTGCAGGTGAGGTGTCTCGGGGCCTGCAGAGGCAAAGTGCAGTGAGCTCCGTCCTGTCTCACTGCAGCATCTGGAGGGCCTCATTCCTGTTGTCTCTGGAGAGcgcgtgctgctgctcctgcttagCActgatccctctctgcaggcaggcaggagctgggccagCCTGTTGGCTCTCCTCAGAACGGGAGGAAcagctccccagctgcctgGGAGTCTCTCCACTGGTAGATTTAAAATCTTTATGAAATCATCGtgctgctgtattttggatGTAAGAGATCAGTAGCAAAGCGCATGAGCATCAGATCTCTTCTGTGACTCTGGCTTTTAtccggggcagggctggctggaTGACAGCCCCGTCTTTCTAGAGTGCACAGAAATAATCTTGGGGGAGAAGGTGTTCAATCATCGCAAGGTGGAGTGTGGGAAGCTGCTTCTGTGGGGGCAGCACTCTGTAAATTGGAGAGGTTTAACAGTCAAGGCTGCTTCCTGAGCTTTGTAATGTGAATTTCACAGGACTGGCTGCTGTTATGagtttttttttagtgaagaccaaggagcagctgctgtAGTTCTTGCTCCTTTGAACTGCCAGCAGCTGAGCCAACCTACAGGGGCTGGGATCCTGACAGGCAGAACACAGGGGCCCTGTCAGGCAGATGCCTATATTTGGGGGGGAAACTgatgttctttttccttgtgcAGGGATGGCAGAGTCCTGGGAGTGCTGGAGGTTTCCCGCTCCATCGGGGATGGCCAGTACAAGCGCTGCGGTGTTATCTCCGTGCCAGACATCAAACGCTGCCAGCTCATGCACAATGACAGGTAGGCCGTGCAACACGGGGGGGTTGCTGtgccctggctctgctcagcagaGATCCGAGCTGCACGCCCTGCGCTTTGCTGCCGGGGCTGAGGCACCCCAGACTCATCGCCCCCAAGTAAAAGCTGCTCTCGCTGCTCCCATCCCACACCAGTACGTGGGGGTTGTGCCACGGTGCTGTGAAAGCTCCTGATGCAGAACCGGGGCTCGCAGCAGTGCTAACACACACAAGCCTCAGCCTGCCTCTGTGCCCTGAATAACCTCGCACACCAGTGTCCAGGCAGCTGGTTGAAGCTGGAATCCTCGGATTTCTGTGCTTGGATCCTGGATCCAACCCTTGGATCTCGGATGTGTTTCTAGCAGCTGTGGTGCCCACACAAACCGTTATATTTAGCTCTGATTTTTGAAGCTTTGAGATGCTTTTTCCAACAAACGGTTGGTGGTGATAAATCGCATGTGGGTCAGTACAACCCTGAATGCTCTCAGAGGTGACCGGGTAACCCTGTGGGATCAGAGGTCAGTAGTGAGAGATCCACTGAAACATTTCTAAGGATATTTTGAACATCGGGCTCTGAAAATGCCTTCAGAGGCTTATGCTGCTCTTGGGGGCTGGTTGTAGGTTTCCTCATCCGGTGGCTCCAGCTGGAGCTCCTGGTGAATGCAGATCCCCATGCAGGCAGGGAGCGCACAGCAAAATGTTTCCCTCACCCTGCATGGGGGGCTTGGAGGCATCTCTCCACCTCTGGGGCTTTGGCAGGACTTTGCTGTCACAGTTACACCTCTTGCCTGAACTAAGCtgctccctttttttttattattattttttgtagtcTTTCTAATTGTTGCTTACCGCAGGAGCACAGTTTTTTAAAGGGGCGCACTTAGAGGAACACAGCcagctgaatattttatttccacacACTAGCTACCTAGCAGGAAAATCTGAATGAAAGGGACTCAGAGCCGTACCTAGAAAAGTGGTGGAGCTTTCCAGCAGGTCGCAGAGACACAGTATGTGGTCTTGCTGAACTGCGCGGTGTCCGTATGTCCTGCAGGGTGTGCTGATCTAGGTCTGACATGGCTTTTCTAACTCATTAGCATGTACTTTGAACTGCCTCAGCTCCGTGAATGGTAAGTGCCAGACCACTAGGGGACTCACGGTGCCTCTGATGAGCTTTACGGCATTGTCCCTTTGGATTGAAGCATGGCTGCTCATAAAATTGCATGGAGGGAGTTTGCTTTAGCTGGGGAGTCGAAGCTTCAGCCTCTAACCCGACTTTATTTGAAACCTGTCTTTATTTGATTTCCAGGTTCATCCTGATAGCATGTGATGGCCTCTTTAAAGTCTTTACGCCAGAAGAAGCTGTGAACTTCATCGTATCCTGCCTCGAGGTGAGGGGAAGGCAGCTTGGGGGCTGGGTTACTCACGCAATCGTTTGTCAGCGCAGGAGGCATGAAATAGTATGTGACTCGCTCCCTCCAGGCTAATGAGCTGAACAAAGAGCGAGCGGTGCAGAAATATACTTCTGCCAGGGGCTGCTCCCTGTACCGGGGGTTGTCCtcctttgttttgcctttctgtGCTCAGAAATAGCCACGTGCTGGGGCGAGGCACTTGCTGGGAGCAGGCGGCATTGTCTCTTCTTTGTCCCGACAGGATAAGAACATCCAGGCGAGAGAAGGGAAGCTGGAAGCAGACACCAGATACGAGGCTGCCTGTAACAGACTGGCCAACAAGGCGGTGCAGCGGGGGTCGGCAGACAATGTTACGGTCATGGTGGTCCGGATAGAGCACTGAACgaggaggggcagcagcagggccccagCTTGTGGCAGACGTCAAGATGGGAGAAGCTGGCGCGGGTGCGTGCgtggctgggggagggaggctCCTGCTGGGTGCTCCTCGGTGtaaataaagtgttttgtttttttttctaatagtttTAGTTTACTTGGCTAGCAGTGTTTTCTGAGTGGCTGCTGTAGTGGATCGAGCTGTGTGGGAATCTTGTGTCCTGTCACCCCTCTTCCCCCAGCTGTCCTGACAACCCAAATAAATCTGAGTGGCGGAGGCGCTGGCGGGAGGAGGCATCTTTGTGCACGGTCAGCCCCCCCTTCAAATGGAGCAGGTTTGTTGTTTCCTTGAGCTTCGTGTGAGGCCCAGGGAGAGAGTTCTGAGTGTTCAgggcctgggcagcctctgccaggacctcaccaccctctgagtaaagactTTCTTcataatatctaatctaaatctacctcTTAGCTTAAGGACACTCCCTTCCCTGACACCATCCCTCTCCAattttcctgcagccccctttaggcacaGGAAGGccgctataaggtctccccggGGCCTTCTCTGAGCAGAACAACCccccttccctcagcctgtcctcatggCAGAGGTGCTCGAGCCCCTTGCTCACCCTCATGGCCCTGCTGTGGGCTCAGCAATGCTTCCACACCTCGTGCTGGAGCCCCAGCTTGCCTCTCCCAGTTtgttctgctcccagccctgtttGCCTGCTCCCCCACGAGGCTGCACTGCTGTGGATGCAGTGGGAATTGCCCAGCTTAGCAGTATGCTGACACTCCTGCAAGCTGAATTTGGAGAGAACGTGGTTTTATTCAGCTCATGGCCAAAGAAAACCTGATAACAGGTCTTGGGAGGAGAACTtgccctcctctcctgccttttAGAGTGAGTGCCGACAGCACGCCTGCAGGGAGGCACGCAGCACTTGGCGACTTGGCGTGGTGGTACTGCCAGTAACTATTTCTGTGGAACGGATTGTAGCAGCTTCATCGTGGCAGGACTTGGGAGGACGCACTGGGGGGCAGGAAGCAGCTTGCCTGCAGCTCTCGGCAGCATGGGGTCTGCAGGGGGCTCCCTGCGAATAACTCAGCCCTGCCACGGGGCTGGGCACCACCAAGGGGCTGGGGTGAGGCCTGGGACCACCCCACTTTGTGGGCAGGGGGCCTGTGTAGAAGCCTTCTATGCCCTCCTTGGTGCTGAGCAAGCTTCCAGCCCTGCACTTAGTTCCCCCCAGTAGCTCTGGcttcagcagcagttttgtgCCACTGGGGAGGATGCTCAGGATGCCCCGCGCGAAGCAGGGGTCCCCAACCCCGACACGCAGAGCTCCTCATCGTGCACATTTAATGGGTCACAAAGCAACAACCACAACACGGAACAGCTTCATGGGCAAACAACCCTGGCAGCCCAAGAGCATGCTGCTGGGGGCCATGCTGGCCTCCAGGGGGGTGCTTCACGTGCAGCCCGGGAACAGGGCAACAAGTgccagagctgggaaggagccGCCAAAGTGCAGCTTCCACGGGTAGGCATTGGGACGGGAAGATGCGCCCCAATCCCCCCTTGTCTTCTGGAAATCAAAGCCATGGGGAAAGGGGGAGCACCGGGAAGCAGCGGTGTGCTGGGTGAGCGCGTCTCCCTCCAAACACCGcgaaaagcatggggatttcAGAGGGCAAAGAGGCagtccttaaaaaacaaactaaaaaaaaaatccccggCCGAAGTGTGGTGGGAAGGAGAAGCCTTTTACCCTGTGGTGGCTGCGTGttcccacctcccctccccagggagGGCCAGGTCGGGAGCTGGAGCTGTCAGCTCACGGAGTGACCGTGCTGCTGGGGCCACGAGCCCGAGCAGCTCCCTCCAGGCTGTGGCCGAGCCCACAGGCACCACTGCGGGTGCTCCTACCACCCGTGGTCACCCTGAAAAGCCTCTGTCCACTTGGAGGTGTCCATGAAGATGGAGGAGGAGCTGTGGAAGAGCCAGAGGCAGGGCAGCGAGCCTTCCCGCGTCCAGCGGTCCCTGGCGCAGTCGTACACCTCCATCTCCACCCGGTAGTCCCCATCCATGCCCTTCCAGTGGCCACCAGTGACGAAGAGCCGGTCGCCCAGCGGCACCATCCCGCCGTTCTCATGCAGCgtgtgcaggagctgcaccTGCGACAGGGGCATGGGCAGGTTTGGGGTCGGTGAGCTTCGGGGTCCTGCCAGGCCCATAACTCACTCGTGGCTCTGCCTAATTTTTGGCAGCGTCCCCACATCATGCTCATGCAGAAGCAAGGGCTGGGATCCCGTGGGATGGGAGGCTTGGGGGTAGAGGCAGGACGGTGCTGGGCTGTGCATGCAGCAGCCCCACACACCCCATGGGAAGGTGGTGCTGGAAAAATAAGCATGGACTGCCTAAAATCAGAACGTGGTGTGAAGGCCGTGCCCCTGGAGCACCCGGTC is a genomic window containing:
- the ILKAP gene encoding integrin-linked kinase-associated serine/threonine phosphatase 2C isoform X3, giving the protein MDLFGDLPEPGGAAGASSAAEQVSAGSQLKGEKRKASEEEEKNGREELVEKKVCKGSVGILRLKGYVAERKGEREDMQDAHVILNDITEECQPLPSQISRVSYFAVFDGHGGVRASKFAAQNLHLNLIKKFPKGEVVSVEKTVKRCLLDTFKHTDEEFLKQASSQKPAWKDGSTATCVLAVDNILYIANLGDSRAILCRYNEESQKHTALSLSKEHNPTQYEERMRIQKAGGNVRDGRVLGVLEVSRSIGDGQYKRCGVISVPDIKRCQLMHNDRFILIACDGLFKVFTPEEAVNFIVSCLEDKNIQAREGKLEADTRYEAACNRLANKAVQRGSADNVTVMVVRIEH